A segment of the Capnocytophaga sp. ARDL2 genome:
TTGTTAATATTAACTGGGGTAATTTTAGCTCCAATAGTAGAAGAAATAATGTTTAGGCATCCTTTTGTTAAGAGTAAATTTTCATACATTTCATTAATTATAGGTTCGCTTTTAATTCTATTAATGAGTTCGCATTGGATGTTTTGGATATTGTATCTATTAACTAATATCACTACTTTTTATTTGTATTATTATAAAAAGTATAGTAAAATACCGTATTTTATACTTTTAATTTATTCAATTTTATTTATTTTTTTACATACAGAAAATTATAAAATGGATGAAATATTAAAA
Coding sequences within it:
- a CDS encoding type II CAAX prenyl endopeptidase Rce1 family protein, whose product is MFWILYLLTNITTFYLYYYKKYSKIPYFILLIYSILFIFLHTENYKMDEILKMPFYNILLLFSSQITLTIILGYIRIKSKRLYPTILFHSIYNLTIVLLSILDL